A region from the Mycolicibacterium litorale genome encodes:
- a CDS encoding thiolase family protein, whose amino-acid sequence MAEAVIVEAVRSPVGKRNGGLSGVHPAELSAQVLNGLVQRAGVDPALVDDVIWGCVMQAGEQALDIGRTALLTAGWPESVPGVTVDRQCGSSQQSVHFAAAGVVAGHYDVVVAGGVESMSRTPMGASLANGGNPYPQGFKDRYQQTPNQGIGAEMIAEQWGFSRTDLDQFSLDSHEKAAAAQDSGAFDDQIVAIKDSEGNAVLKDEGIRRGTTLEKMGQLKPAFREDGVIHAGNSSQISDGSAALLFMSAEKAKELGLKPIAKVHTAVLAGADPVIMLTAPIPATQKALKRSGLSIDQIGAFEVNEAFAPVPMAWLKDIGADEKKLNPNGGAIALGHPLGGSGARIMTTLLYHMRDNGIQYGLQTMCEGGGQANATILELL is encoded by the coding sequence ATGGCTGAAGCCGTCATCGTCGAGGCCGTCCGGTCGCCGGTCGGCAAACGCAACGGGGGTCTGTCGGGCGTGCACCCGGCCGAACTGTCCGCTCAGGTGCTCAACGGTCTGGTGCAGCGCGCGGGGGTCGATCCGGCGCTCGTCGACGACGTCATCTGGGGCTGCGTCATGCAGGCCGGCGAGCAGGCACTCGACATCGGCCGCACCGCGCTGCTGACCGCCGGCTGGCCTGAGAGCGTGCCCGGCGTGACCGTCGACCGTCAGTGCGGTTCCAGTCAGCAGTCGGTGCACTTCGCTGCCGCCGGTGTGGTGGCCGGACACTACGACGTGGTCGTCGCCGGTGGCGTCGAGTCGATGTCGCGCACGCCGATGGGCGCCTCGCTGGCCAACGGCGGCAACCCCTATCCGCAAGGCTTCAAGGACCGCTACCAGCAGACCCCGAACCAGGGCATCGGCGCCGAGATGATCGCCGAGCAGTGGGGCTTCAGCCGCACCGACCTCGACCAGTTCTCCCTCGACTCGCACGAGAAAGCCGCCGCCGCACAGGATTCCGGCGCCTTCGACGATCAGATCGTCGCGATCAAGGATTCCGAAGGTAATGCCGTGCTCAAGGACGAGGGCATCCGCCGCGGCACCACGCTGGAGAAGATGGGTCAGCTCAAGCCGGCGTTCCGGGAGGACGGCGTGATCCACGCCGGCAACTCCTCGCAGATCTCCGACGGTTCGGCCGCGCTGCTGTTCATGTCGGCCGAGAAGGCCAAGGAGCTCGGCCTCAAGCCGATCGCCAAGGTCCACACCGCCGTGCTCGCCGGCGCCGATCCGGTCATCATGCTGACCGCGCCGATCCCGGCCACCCAGAAGGCGCTCAAGCGGTCCGGACTGTCCATCGACCAGATCGGCGCGTTCGAGGTGAACGAAGCCTTCGCACCCGTTCCGATGGCCTGGCTCAAGGACATCGGCGCCGACGAGAAGAAGCTCAACCCGAACGGCGGCGCCATCGCGCTCGGCCACCCGCTCGGCGGCTCGGGTGCGCGCATCATGACCACGCTGCTCTACCACATGCGCGACAACGGCATTCAGTACGGCTTGCAGACGATGTGTGAAGGC
- a CDS encoding FadR/GntR family transcriptional regulator — MARTTPLAPMIGASPSTTAVRSPKTAELVAGTLRRMVVDGQLKEGDFLPNEAELMAHFGVSRPTLREAVRVLESERLVEVRRGSRTGARVRVPGPEIVARPAGLLLELSGATIADVMTARSGIEPMAVRLLTESGDTAAFDELEQTLDEHVAHSWQSGRLAETTGDFHRRMVELSGNATLTIMAGMLHEITVRHTAFAMNESNPPSKADYDKLMRSYRRLLQLMRSGDGAAAEAHWRKHLDTARALLLQGLEDVKVRDVMG; from the coding sequence GTGGCTCGGACGACACCGCTTGCCCCCATGATCGGGGCGAGCCCCTCGACGACCGCCGTCCGCTCCCCCAAGACGGCGGAACTGGTCGCCGGCACCCTGCGCCGCATGGTGGTCGACGGCCAACTCAAAGAGGGCGACTTCCTGCCCAACGAAGCCGAGCTGATGGCCCACTTCGGCGTCAGCAGGCCGACGCTGCGCGAGGCGGTGCGGGTGCTCGAATCCGAGCGCCTGGTCGAGGTGCGCCGCGGGTCGCGCACCGGCGCCCGGGTGCGGGTGCCCGGACCGGAGATCGTCGCGCGCCCGGCCGGCCTGCTGCTCGAACTGTCCGGCGCGACGATCGCCGACGTGATGACCGCCCGCTCGGGCATCGAGCCGATGGCGGTGCGCCTGCTCACCGAGTCAGGCGACACCGCCGCCTTCGACGAACTCGAGCAGACGCTGGACGAGCACGTCGCGCACAGCTGGCAGTCGGGCCGGCTCGCCGAGACCACCGGCGACTTCCACCGGCGCATGGTCGAGCTGTCGGGCAATGCGACGCTGACCATCATGGCCGGCATGCTCCACGAGATCACGGTGCGCCACACCGCTTTCGCGATGAACGAGAGCAACCCGCCGTCGAAGGCGGACTACGACAAGCTGATGCGGTCCTATCGGAGGTTGCTTCAGCTGATGCGGTCCGGCGACGGGGCGGCCGCCGAGGCGCACTGGCGCAAACACCTCGACACCGCCCGGGCGCTGCTGCTGCAGGGCCTGGAGGACGTCAAGGTCCGCGACGTCATGGGGTGA